The Arachis hypogaea cultivar Tifrunner chromosome 16, arahy.Tifrunner.gnm2.J5K5, whole genome shotgun sequence genome contains a region encoding:
- the LOC140180220 gene encoding uncharacterized protein encodes MSGYRGVVTIVLEVVASSDLWIWHAFFGVSSSNNDINVLDRSPVFDDILNDRAPEVNYTINGNNYTMRYYLADGIYPKWTTFVKSISKSQVEKRKLFTQYQEGQRKDVE; translated from the coding sequence atgagtggttatcgtGGGGTTGTAACCATAGTACTTGAGGTTGTAGCATCTTCAGACCTTTGGATATGGCATGCGTTCTTTGGAGTTTCTAGTTCAAATAACGATATCAATGTGTTAGATCGTTCACCAGTGTTCGATGATATTCTAAATGACCGTGCTCCGGaggtaaattatactattaatggtaataattatactaTGAGATACTATTTAGCAGATGGTATTTATCCTAAATGGAccacatttgtcaaatcaatctcaaagtCACAAGTGGAGAAACGCAAGTTATTTACACAATaccaagaagggcaaagaaaAGATGTGGAGTGA